From Aerosticca soli, a single genomic window includes:
- a CDS encoding peptidylprolyl isomerase: MSLTVTLRTSRGPIRLRLHEDKTPVTVANFVNLARRGYYDGLTFHRVIADFMIQGGCPLGTGTGGPGYKFEDEFHPSLRHDKPGVLSMANAGPRTNGSQFFITHVATPWLDGKHSVFGEVLDANDQRVVDAIRQGDVIESIDIEGDVEALLAAQAERIAAWNATLDARG; encoded by the coding sequence ATGAGCCTGACCGTCACCCTGCGCACCTCACGTGGCCCGATCCGCCTTCGTCTGCACGAGGACAAGACGCCGGTCACGGTGGCAAACTTCGTCAACCTCGCCCGTCGCGGCTATTACGACGGCTTGACCTTCCATCGCGTCATCGCCGACTTCATGATCCAGGGCGGCTGTCCACTGGGCACCGGGACCGGCGGTCCGGGTTACAAGTTCGAGGACGAGTTCCATCCGTCGCTGCGCCATGACAAGCCCGGCGTGCTTTCCATGGCCAATGCCGGACCGCGCACCAACGGCAGCCAGTTCTTCATCACCCACGTGGCCACGCCGTGGCTGGACGGCAAGCACAGCGTCTTCGGCGAGGTGCTGGACGCGAACGACCAGCGCGTGGTCGACGCGATCCGCCAGGGCGACGTAATCGAGTCGATCGACATCGAAGGCGACGTCGAGGCCTTGCTGGCCGCACAGGCCGAGCGCATCGCCGCCTGGAATGCCACGCTGGACGCGCGCGGCTGA
- a CDS encoding SDR family oxidoreductase, which yields MALKSGSKGPRATSATRRQREIQTQVEAQDQRKRATKKTSTASGKTAVQAGARAHPVNPLPRQHQHKPGQESELNPAPQFKAPDYRGSGKLEGRVAIVTGADSGIGRAVAVLFAREGADVGVMYLDEHEDAEVTRVAVEAEGRRCLLIAGDVRDAAFCKRAVRKVVNAFGRLDVLVNNAAFQEHADSLEELTDEHLDMTIRTNLYGYFHMARAALPYLGEGSSIINTGSETGLYGSAKLLDYSATKGAIHAFTLALASNLVKRGIRVNAVAPGPVWTPLNPADRDAADVEQFGSGSPMGRPAQPEEIAPAYVFLAAPSCASYISGVILPVRGGPPG from the coding sequence ATGGCTTTGAAATCCGGATCCAAAGGTCCGCGCGCCACCAGCGCCACCCGCCGCCAACGCGAGATCCAGACGCAGGTGGAGGCGCAGGACCAACGCAAGCGGGCGACCAAGAAGACCTCGACGGCGAGCGGAAAGACGGCGGTCCAGGCGGGTGCGCGTGCGCATCCGGTCAATCCGTTGCCGCGGCAGCATCAGCACAAACCGGGCCAGGAGAGCGAGCTCAACCCCGCGCCACAGTTCAAGGCGCCGGACTATCGCGGCAGTGGCAAACTCGAGGGCAGGGTGGCCATCGTTACCGGAGCGGACTCGGGCATCGGTCGTGCCGTGGCCGTGCTGTTCGCGCGTGAGGGTGCCGACGTCGGCGTGATGTACCTGGACGAACACGAGGACGCCGAGGTCACGCGAGTCGCCGTCGAGGCGGAAGGCAGGCGCTGTCTGCTCATCGCCGGCGATGTCCGCGACGCGGCATTCTGCAAGCGGGCCGTGCGCAAAGTGGTCAATGCGTTTGGACGTCTGGACGTCCTGGTCAACAATGCCGCTTTCCAGGAACATGCCGACAGTCTGGAAGAGCTCACCGACGAGCACCTGGACATGACCATACGCACCAACCTCTATGGATACTTCCACATGGCGCGTGCTGCGCTGCCTTATCTGGGCGAGGGTTCCAGCATCATCAACACCGGTTCGGAAACCGGGCTCTACGGCAGTGCGAAGCTGTTGGACTATTCGGCGACCAAGGGGGCGATCCACGCCTTTACCCTTGCGCTCGCAAGCAATCTCGTCAAACGCGGCATCAGGGTGAATGCGGTGGCGCCCGGTCCGGTATGGACGCCGCTCAACCCCGCCGACCGGGATGCCGCGGACGTCGAGCAATTCGGCAGCGGCAGCCCGATGGGTCGGCCGGCCCAGCCGGAAGAAATCGCGCCAGCCTATGTGTTTCTGGCCGCGCCGAGCTGCGCGAGCTACATCTCCGGCGTCATTCTTCCGGTGCGAGGCGGACCTCCGGGCTGA
- a CDS encoding hybrid sensor histidine kinase/response regulator, whose protein sequence is MTPQRQHPRDTCVPAAALAELSDAERVQCAAINYLVVVIDGHGRILDCQGEGRLAGAHRVELLVGKRFPALYAGSLLERRLLRGLLHAAARRGFGLETGWILHRDLGRRHLRLSLRPLGDGGQGHLLTIVDDSPRRRAIEYWRADERRFRLLAEALTEHALCMLDPYGVILDWNLGIERLSGHGAQHALARHFSMFFDETALGRGIPSQLLDQSSRTGQAAAEITFMRRDGSTFPARIQVDAVHDGDGRLSGFALLVQDRSRLLQLEQRLREADQQAVHTHRLEALGQLTGGIAHDFNNSLQGIISSLETAGVYLERGAIDQTRRYLEVALETAIRAGSLTRRLLQLARRQSPTDQYTAVNGVLHSMRDLLGRVLGDGVTLELEVDERIPPMICDAAQLESAILNLAINARDAMAGRGRLAIASRLVEAASTAPPASSGDGAQVEISVRDNGPGMSEDIRQRVFEPFFTTKPSGQGTGLGLAMVHDFATQHGGAVDIQSAPGAGTTVILRLPCITAGAVSQRDPPHQLHQRLPGLRILLVEDQEAIRKAVATRLRQLGATVFAASCGKEALRMLATAAAMDVLISDIDLPDFDGIALCREARTRFSHLRVLLTTGYVDGELLQRERLENAWHTLVKPFDMHALLSKLALLLGPQGDLAALDAPPHADS, encoded by the coding sequence GTGACGCCACAGCGCCAGCATCCTCGCGACACATGCGTTCCGGCTGCCGCCCTGGCCGAGCTTTCCGATGCGGAGCGCGTCCAGTGCGCGGCCATCAATTATCTGGTCGTCGTCATCGACGGACACGGACGCATCCTCGACTGCCAAGGCGAGGGGCGCCTGGCGGGCGCGCACCGTGTCGAGCTACTGGTGGGCAAGCGTTTTCCGGCCTTGTATGCGGGCAGCCTGCTGGAACGGCGTCTGCTGCGTGGTTTGCTGCACGCCGCGGCCCGGCGTGGTTTCGGGCTCGAAACCGGGTGGATCTTGCATCGCGATCTCGGTCGGCGTCATCTGCGTCTGTCCCTGCGGCCGCTCGGCGACGGCGGGCAAGGCCATCTGCTGACCATCGTCGACGACAGCCCGCGACGGCGTGCCATCGAATACTGGCGCGCGGACGAGCGCCGCTTCCGCCTGCTGGCCGAGGCGCTGACCGAGCATGCCCTGTGCATGCTCGACCCTTACGGCGTCATTCTGGACTGGAACCTCGGGATCGAGCGCCTCAGCGGCCACGGCGCACAGCATGCACTCGCCCGCCATTTCAGTATGTTTTTCGACGAGACGGCGCTCGGGCGCGGCATCCCGAGCCAACTGCTCGACCAATCCTCGCGCACCGGCCAGGCCGCGGCCGAAATCACTTTCATGCGTCGCGACGGCAGCACGTTTCCGGCACGGATCCAGGTCGATGCCGTGCACGATGGGGATGGCCGTCTGTCCGGCTTTGCCCTGCTCGTGCAGGACCGCAGCCGCCTGCTCCAGCTGGAGCAGCGCCTCCGCGAGGCGGACCAGCAGGCCGTGCACACGCACAGACTCGAAGCGCTGGGGCAACTCACCGGCGGCATCGCGCACGATTTCAACAACAGCCTGCAGGGCATCATCAGCTCGCTCGAAACCGCCGGCGTCTATCTCGAACGCGGCGCGATCGATCAGACCCGTCGCTATCTCGAGGTGGCGCTGGAGACGGCCATCCGTGCCGGCAGTCTCACCCGTCGCCTGCTGCAGCTGGCTCGTCGGCAATCACCCACGGACCAGTACACCGCCGTCAACGGCGTGCTGCATTCCATGCGCGATCTTCTCGGCCGTGTCCTCGGAGACGGCGTGACGCTCGAACTCGAGGTCGACGAGCGTATCCCGCCCATGATCTGCGATGCGGCGCAGCTGGAAAGCGCGATCCTGAACCTGGCCATCAACGCCCGCGACGCAATGGCCGGCCGCGGCCGCCTGGCCATTGCCAGCCGGCTGGTCGAGGCGGCTTCAACGGCCCCGCCGGCCTCGTCCGGTGACGGTGCGCAGGTCGAGATCAGCGTGCGCGACAATGGGCCGGGCATGAGCGAGGACATCCGCCAGCGCGTATTCGAGCCTTTCTTCACCACCAAGCCCAGCGGACAAGGCACCGGACTGGGGCTTGCCATGGTGCATGACTTCGCCACCCAGCATGGCGGTGCCGTGGACATCCAGAGCGCGCCCGGCGCGGGCACCACGGTCATCCTGCGTCTGCCATGCATCACCGCCGGCGCCGTCTCGCAGCGGGATCCGCCGCATCAATTGCACCAGCGGCTGCCAGGCCTGCGCATCCTTTTGGTGGAGGACCAGGAGGCGATACGCAAGGCCGTGGCCACGCGCCTGCGACAGCTGGGCGCCACCGTCTTTGCCGCCTCGTGCGGAAAAGAGGCGCTGCGCATGCTCGCCACCGCAGCGGCGATGGACGTATTGATCTCGGACATCGATCTGCCCGATTTCGATGGCATTGCGCTCTGCCGCGAAGCGCGCACACGCTTCTCCCACCTGCGCGTCTTGCTGACCACCGGTTACGTGGATGGTGAACTGTTGCAGCGCGAACGGCTCGAAAACGCCTGGCACACCCTGGTCAAGCCCTTCGACATGCATGCGCTGCTTTCCAAGCTCGCCCTGCTCCTCGGCCCGCAGGGTGATCTCGCCGCTCTCGACGCGCCCCCACACGCCGATTCATGA
- a CDS encoding malate dehydrogenase, whose amino-acid sequence MKAPVRVAVTGAAGQIGYALLFRIAAGDMLGPDQPVILHLLEITPALGALNGVVMELNDCAFPLLAGVVATDDVNVAFKDVDYALLVGARPRGPGMERKDLLEANGAIFAPQGKALNAHAKRDVKVLVVGNPANTNALIAQSNAPDLDPRQFTAMVRLDHNRALSQLAEKTGKHTTTIKKVIIWGNHSSTQYPDLHHATVDGKPALSLVDQAWYEQEFIPTVQQRGAAIIKARGASSAASAASSAIDHMRSWALGTPEGDWVSMAVPSDGSYGIAPGVIYGYPVTCKNGQYSIVQGLEINAFSRARMDATDKELREERAGVEHLFAR is encoded by the coding sequence ATGAAAGCTCCCGTTCGAGTCGCCGTCACCGGTGCCGCCGGCCAGATCGGCTACGCGCTTCTCTTCCGCATCGCCGCCGGTGACATGCTCGGTCCCGATCAGCCAGTGATCCTGCATCTGCTGGAAATCACGCCCGCGCTGGGCGCGCTCAACGGCGTGGTGATGGAACTCAACGACTGCGCCTTCCCGCTGCTCGCCGGCGTGGTCGCCACCGACGACGTCAACGTCGCCTTCAAGGACGTGGACTACGCACTCCTGGTCGGCGCGCGTCCGCGTGGCCCGGGCATGGAACGCAAGGACCTGCTGGAAGCCAACGGCGCCATCTTCGCCCCGCAGGGCAAGGCGCTGAATGCGCATGCCAAGCGTGACGTCAAGGTGCTGGTGGTCGGCAACCCGGCCAACACCAACGCGCTGATCGCGCAATCCAACGCACCGGATCTGGACCCGCGCCAGTTCACCGCGATGGTGCGGCTGGACCACAACCGCGCGCTCTCGCAGCTCGCCGAAAAGACCGGCAAGCACACCACCACGATCAAGAAAGTGATCATCTGGGGCAACCACAGCTCCACCCAGTATCCGGATCTGCACCATGCCACCGTGGATGGCAAGCCGGCGCTGAGTCTGGTCGACCAAGCCTGGTACGAGCAGGAGTTCATCCCGACCGTGCAGCAACGCGGCGCGGCCATCATCAAGGCACGCGGCGCCTCGTCGGCGGCATCGGCGGCGTCCTCGGCGATCGACCACATGCGCAGCTGGGCGCTCGGCACGCCGGAGGGCGACTGGGTGTCGATGGCGGTGCCGTCCGACGGTTCCTACGGCATCGCCCCGGGCGTCATCTACGGCTATCCGGTGACCTGCAAGAACGGCCAATACAGCATCGTCCAGGGACTGGAGATCAATGCGTTCTCGCGCGCGCGCATGGATGCCACCGACAAGGAACTGCGCGAGGAGCGTGCCGGTGTCGAGCATCTGTTCGCGCGCTGA
- a CDS encoding DUF1800 domain-containing protein: protein MSRVVRFRRFACILLSVAGMCVACAGAWAAQPAPLGQEDLLWLRRSGFGIDSTTLARYRDLGRERYLDALLAGADDTLPPAVARYLAALPALSTSPEALFKDFVQRRRALQTQPAGDAHAAAKRALLRDGRRLLGQAQQAVMLHAVYGANPLKEQMVWFWLNHFSVYGLKGRVRLFAADYAEHVIRPHALGKFRDLVMATLESPAMLEFLDNAKNARGHVNENYARELMELHTLGVDAGYTQQDVEALARILTGVGIAPPGLLRHTGAPLPPGAVREGLFYFDPRRHEGGDKRLLGQTIHGGGFDEVEKAVDLLVRQPACARFVSRKLAEYFVADQPPPALVEAMARTFQRSDGDIAQVLRTMLTDPAFTDARMHKFTDPVRFVTASMRLALDGQPVSNAAPLVNWMKQMGEAPFGRITPDGWPLDGASWSSSGQLAKRFDIAAIIGSGRHRLFEPAQDDADEAPPAGGTVGRPARAVPPTLDTPLFRQTLAPWLSAATREALAKARNAQEWNTYLLASPDFNTL from the coding sequence ATGTCCCGCGTCGTCCGTTTTCGTCGTTTCGCCTGCATCCTGCTGTCGGTGGCGGGCATGTGCGTCGCGTGCGCCGGGGCGTGGGCGGCGCAACCTGCTCCGCTCGGCCAGGAGGACCTCCTCTGGCTGCGCCGCTCGGGATTCGGCATCGATAGCACGACGCTCGCGCGCTACCGCGACCTGGGCCGCGAGCGCTATCTCGATGCGCTGCTCGCCGGCGCAGACGACACTCTGCCGCCGGCGGTGGCCCGATACCTCGCCGCGCTGCCCGCGCTGAGCACGTCTCCGGAGGCGCTATTTAAGGACTTCGTGCAGCGCCGGCGTGCACTCCAGACACAGCCAGCCGGCGATGCCCATGCCGCGGCCAAGCGCGCGCTCCTGCGTGACGGCCGCCGCCTGCTCGGACAGGCCCAGCAGGCGGTGATGCTGCATGCGGTGTATGGCGCCAATCCGCTCAAAGAACAGATGGTGTGGTTCTGGCTCAACCATTTCAGCGTGTACGGGCTCAAAGGCCGCGTGCGGCTATTCGCGGCCGACTACGCCGAGCACGTGATCCGGCCGCATGCGCTCGGCAAGTTCCGCGACCTGGTGATGGCAACGCTGGAAAGCCCGGCCATGCTGGAGTTTCTGGACAACGCCAAGAACGCGCGCGGCCACGTCAACGAGAACTACGCGCGCGAGCTGATGGAGCTGCATACGCTGGGCGTCGATGCCGGCTACACGCAGCAGGACGTCGAGGCGCTGGCGCGCATTCTGACCGGTGTCGGCATCGCCCCGCCGGGTCTGTTGCGGCACACCGGCGCACCGCTGCCGCCCGGCGCGGTACGCGAAGGTCTGTTCTATTTCGATCCGCGCCGGCACGAGGGCGGCGACAAGCGGCTGCTCGGCCAGACCATCCACGGCGGCGGGTTCGACGAGGTCGAAAAAGCCGTGGATCTTCTGGTGCGCCAGCCGGCCTGCGCGCGCTTCGTCTCGCGCAAGCTCGCCGAGTACTTCGTCGCCGACCAGCCGCCGCCCGCGCTGGTCGAGGCGATGGCACGCACCTTCCAGCGCAGCGACGGCGACATCGCCCAGGTGCTGCGCACGATGCTCACCGACCCGGCGTTCACCGACGCACGGATGCACAAGTTCACCGACCCCGTGCGCTTCGTCACCGCGTCCATGCGCCTGGCCCTGGACGGTCAGCCGGTGAGCAACGCCGCGCCCCTGGTCAACTGGATGAAGCAGATGGGCGAGGCGCCCTTCGGCCGCATCACGCCGGACGGCTGGCCGCTGGACGGCGCGAGCTGGTCCAGCTCCGGCCAGCTCGCCAAGCGCTTCGACATCGCGGCCATCATCGGCAGCGGCCGGCACCGGCTGTTCGAGCCGGCGCAGGACGACGCGGACGAAGCCCCGCCCGCCGGCGGCACCGTCGGCCGACCTGCCCGCGCGGTGCCGCCGACGCTGGATACGCCGCTGTTCCGCCAGACCCTCGCGCCCTGGCTGTCCGCCGCCACCCGCGAGGCCTTGGCCAAGGCGCGCAATGCGCAGGAATGGAACACCTACCTGCTCGCCTCTCCCGATTTCAACACGCTGTAG
- a CDS encoding KGG domain-containing protein, with translation MSNDNSKRGFGSMDAEKQREIASKGGKAGGGDHASHEQHVEAGRKGGGDHATHEQHVEAGRKGGGDHASHEQHVKAGQQSHKND, from the coding sequence ATGAGCAACGACAACAGCAAGCGGGGTTTCGGTTCGATGGATGCTGAGAAGCAGCGTGAGATCGCCTCCAAGGGCGGCAAGGCGGGCGGTGGCGATCATGCTTCCCACGAGCAGCACGTCGAGGCGGGCCGCAAGGGTGGCGGCGATCATGCGACCCACGAGCAGCACGTCGAGGCGGGCCGCAAGGGTGGCGGTGATCATGCGAGCCACGAACAGCACGTTAAGGCGGGTCAGCAAAGCCACAAGAACGATTGA
- a CDS encoding KGG domain-containing protein, with translation MTNDNSKRGFASMDPEKQREIASKGGKAGGGDHASHEQHVEAGRKGGGDHASHEQHVKAGQQSHKNS, from the coding sequence ATGACCAACGACAACAGCAAGCGCGGTTTTGCTTCCATGGATCCTGAAAAGCAGCGCGAAATCGCCTCCAAGGGCGGCAAGGCGGGTGGCGGTGACCATGCTTCCCATGAGCAGCATGTGGAAGCCGGCCGCAAGGGCGGCGGCGACCATGCCTCGCACGAGCAGCACGTCAAGGCGGGCCAGCAGAGCCACAAGAACAGTTGA
- a CDS encoding pyridoxal phosphate-dependent aminotransferase produces the protein MPQLAKRVGRAKPSAIMLIAEKAKQLKASGRDIISFSIGVPNFLPGEHVYAAAREALSHDSGQYGSNRGAEALLDAFLAHIEALGFAGYGREHLATGVGAKQVLYNLAEALLDEGDEIAFAAPFWTTYRDIADIVGARSHILHCGQDQHYKLRPEQLDAALARRPKVFLFNNPSNPTGMVYTREEIAALADVLVRHPDTWIITDDIYNALVFDDLGYHNFVFARPELKERLIFVDSLSKTYGMPGWRVGFMAGPQEVARAVTTLNSSHITSLPEVVTAAAIAALTGPQDIPRAKCAEFAARRDTVLAALARIPGMQCPRPQGAFYVFPDISFAFGKYHRERSIENDVAFCAALLETHGVACVPGSAFGEPRAMRISYTCPAAQLEPGLERIRDFVAELSDRADRHA, from the coding sequence ATGCCCCAACTCGCCAAGCGCGTCGGCCGCGCCAAGCCCAGCGCGATCATGCTCATCGCCGAGAAGGCCAAGCAGCTCAAGGCTTCCGGGCGCGACATCATCAGTTTCTCGATCGGCGTACCCAATTTCCTGCCCGGCGAGCATGTCTACGCCGCCGCGCGCGAGGCGCTCTCGCACGACTCGGGCCAATACGGCAGCAATCGCGGCGCCGAGGCGCTGCTCGATGCCTTCCTCGCGCACATCGAGGCGCTGGGCTTTGCCGGCTATGGGCGGGAGCACCTCGCCACCGGTGTCGGCGCCAAGCAGGTGCTCTACAACCTGGCCGAGGCACTGCTCGACGAGGGCGACGAAATCGCCTTCGCCGCGCCGTTCTGGACCACCTACCGTGACATCGCCGACATCGTCGGGGCGCGCAGCCACATCCTCCACTGCGGGCAGGATCAGCACTACAAATTGCGCCCCGAGCAGCTGGACGCCGCGCTCGCCCGGCGCCCCAAGGTTTTCCTGTTCAACAACCCTTCCAATCCGACCGGCATGGTCTACACGCGCGAGGAAATCGCCGCGCTCGCCGACGTGCTGGTGCGCCATCCGGATACCTGGATCATCACCGACGACATCTACAACGCACTGGTGTTCGATGACCTGGGCTATCACAACTTCGTGTTCGCAAGGCCGGAGCTCAAGGAGCGGCTGATCTTCGTCGACTCGCTGTCCAAGACCTACGGCATGCCCGGCTGGCGGGTGGGATTCATGGCCGGCCCGCAGGAGGTGGCGCGCGCGGTCACCACGCTCAACTCGAGCCACATCACCAGCCTGCCCGAGGTGGTCACCGCAGCGGCCATCGCCGCGCTCACCGGCCCACAGGACATCCCGCGCGCCAAATGCGCGGAGTTCGCCGCGCGCCGCGACACCGTGCTCGCCGCCCTGGCGCGCATTCCGGGCATGCAGTGCCCGCGACCGCAGGGCGCGTTCTATGTTTTTCCAGACATCTCCTTTGCCTTCGGCAAATACCATCGCGAGCGATCGATCGAAAACGACGTCGCCTTTTGCGCCGCGCTGCTGGAAACCCATGGCGTGGCCTGCGTGCCGGGCTCGGCCTTCGGCGAGCCGCGGGCGATGCGCATTTCCTATACCTGTCCAGCGGCGCAGCTCGAGCCCGGCCTCGAGCGCATCCGCGATTTCGTCGCCGAACTGAGCGATCGCGCCGACCGGCATGCCTGA
- a CDS encoding DUF1800 domain-containing protein, translating to MSRAYRTLCGLGLLLSSPLLTGALHAGERLDRKDIAWLRRDGFDLDSALLADAEHQGRRRLLDAQLADRVPDALPPAIAALIAGYPAINTPMDRLLAQMTQAQKQIQAMPDGPAKVDARNAWQKQGNELAQQTQQAELLRAVYGANPLKEQMVWFWLNHFSVYAPKGRIRWEVADYAERVIRPHALGKFRDLVMATLKSPAMLEFLDNAQNAKGHVNENYARELMELHTLGVDAGYTQKDVQELARVLTGVGIAPVDGHTENFGPKMAPLVVREGLFEFNPNRHDFGDKVLLGQTIHGSGFDEVEKAVDLLMRQPACARFVSRKLAEYFVADQPPPSLVDAMARTFQRSDGDIAQVLRTLFDSRELIASAGGKFKDPFQFVVSSMRLAYDGQPIANAQPLVNWLNQLGEPLFGRITPDGWPLDGASWSSSGQLETRFEIAHAIGFGNPQLMTPPGATQPQPGFPLLTRPLFYEAIEPYLSAATRTALAQARSQQEWNALLLSSPDFNQR from the coding sequence ATGTCCCGCGCCTACCGCACCCTTTGTGGACTCGGCCTGCTGCTGTCGTCACCGCTGCTGACGGGCGCATTGCACGCTGGCGAGCGGCTCGACCGCAAGGACATCGCCTGGCTGCGCCGCGACGGCTTCGACCTCGACAGCGCCTTGCTTGCCGATGCCGAACACCAAGGCCGGCGACGCCTGCTCGATGCCCAGCTCGCCGATCGCGTACCCGATGCCCTGCCGCCCGCCATCGCCGCGCTGATCGCCGGCTATCCGGCGATCAACACGCCGATGGATCGACTGCTCGCGCAGATGACCCAGGCGCAGAAGCAGATCCAGGCGATGCCCGACGGCCCGGCCAAGGTGGACGCACGCAACGCCTGGCAGAAACAGGGCAACGAGCTTGCGCAGCAGACGCAGCAGGCCGAATTGCTGCGCGCGGTGTACGGCGCCAATCCGCTGAAGGAACAAATGGTGTGGTTCTGGCTCAACCATTTCAGCGTATATGCGCCCAAGGGCCGCATCCGCTGGGAAGTGGCCGACTACGCCGAGCGCGTGATCCGGCCGCATGCGCTCGGCAAGTTCCGCGACCTGGTGATGGCGACCTTGAAGAGCCCGGCGATGCTGGAGTTCCTCGACAACGCGCAGAACGCCAAGGGCCACGTCAACGAGAACTACGCACGCGAGCTGATGGAACTGCATACGCTCGGCGTCGATGCCGGCTACACGCAGAAAGACGTGCAGGAGCTGGCGCGCGTCCTGACCGGTGTCGGCATCGCGCCGGTGGACGGCCACACGGAAAACTTCGGCCCGAAGATGGCGCCGCTGGTGGTGCGCGAGGGGCTGTTCGAGTTCAACCCGAATCGCCACGACTTCGGCGACAAGGTACTGCTCGGCCAGACCATCCACGGCAGCGGGTTCGACGAGGTCGAAAAAGCCGTGGACCTCCTGATGCGCCAGCCGGCCTGCGCACGCTTCGTCTCGCGCAAGCTCGCCGAGTACTTCGTCGCCGACCAGCCGCCGCCGTCGCTGGTCGATGCGATGGCACGCACCTTCCAGCGCAGCGACGGCGACATCGCCCAGGTGCTGCGCACGCTGTTCGACTCGCGCGAACTCATCGCAAGCGCCGGCGGCAAATTCAAGGATCCCTTCCAGTTCGTCGTCTCCTCGATGCGGCTGGCGTACGACGGGCAGCCGATCGCCAACGCACAACCGTTGGTCAACTGGCTCAACCAGCTCGGCGAGCCTCTGTTCGGCCGCATCACGCCGGATGGCTGGCCATTGGACGGCGCCAGCTGGTCGAGCTCCGGGCAACTGGAAACCCGCTTCGAGATTGCCCACGCGATCGGCTTCGGGAATCCGCAACTGATGACGCCGCCCGGCGCGACGCAGCCGCAGCCGGGCTTTCCGCTACTGACCCGCCCGCTGTTCTACGAGGCGATCGAGCCGTATCTTTCCGCCGCCACGCGCACGGCACTCGCACAGGCGCGCTCGCAGCAGGAATGGAACGCGCTGCTGCTGTCCTCGCCCGATTTCAACCAGCGCTGA
- a CDS encoding DUF1501 domain-containing protein: MNRRQFLRNAAVAAAALPAFSFSTQLFAAPADSPRLLFVFLRGGYDCNNLLIPHSSDFYYEARPSLAIAKPDPNDPNSALELDGQWGLNPVLRDSLHPLWQKQQLAFIPFAGTDDLSRSHFETQDDIERGEPAGAGQYRSGFLARLSSVLTGVPAIAFTNNLPLAFQGSAQDVPNISLKGDPKARFDERQSAILAGMYQGTPLAQAASDGLELRRTVSGDLAHLEQEMVAASRGAPGAGSFATETRRIAALMRERYRLGFVDVGGWDTHVNQGSVTGQLSGNLGNLGAGLAAYAEELGNDWNDTVVVVVSEFGRTFRENGDKGTDHGHGTVHWVMGGKVAGGRIAGEQVAVTRANLFQDRDYPVLNNYRDVYAGLFARLWGLSADQVQTVFPQAKPRDLHLV, encoded by the coding sequence ATGAACCGTCGCCAATTCCTGCGCAATGCCGCCGTCGCGGCGGCCGCCTTGCCGGCGTTTTCCTTTTCGACGCAGCTGTTTGCCGCACCGGCCGACTCGCCGCGCCTGCTGTTCGTCTTTCTGCGCGGCGGCTACGACTGCAACAACCTGCTGATTCCCCATAGCAGCGATTTCTACTACGAGGCGCGTCCGTCCCTGGCGATCGCCAAGCCCGATCCGAACGATCCCAACAGTGCGTTGGAACTCGATGGCCAATGGGGTCTCAACCCGGTGCTGCGCGATTCGCTCCATCCGCTGTGGCAGAAGCAGCAGCTCGCCTTCATCCCCTTCGCCGGCACCGACGATCTTTCGCGTAGTCATTTCGAAACCCAGGACGACATCGAACGCGGCGAACCGGCAGGCGCGGGCCAGTACCGCTCCGGCTTTCTGGCGCGGCTGTCCTCGGTGCTGACCGGCGTGCCGGCGATCGCCTTCACCAACAACCTGCCGCTCGCCTTCCAGGGCAGCGCCCAGGACGTGCCCAACATTTCCCTCAAGGGCGATCCCAAGGCGCGCTTCGACGAGCGCCAGTCGGCGATTCTGGCCGGCATGTACCAGGGCACGCCGCTCGCGCAAGCCGCCAGCGACGGCCTCGAACTGCGCCGCACGGTGTCGGGCGACCTTGCCCACCTCGAACAGGAAATGGTCGCGGCAAGTCGCGGCGCGCCGGGCGCCGGCAGCTTCGCCACCGAGACGCGGCGCATCGCCGCGCTGATGCGCGAGCGCTACCGGCTCGGCTTCGTCGACGTGGGCGGCTGGGACACCCACGTCAACCAGGGCAGCGTCACCGGCCAGCTTTCGGGCAACCTCGGCAATCTCGGCGCAGGGCTCGCCGCCTACGCGGAAGAACTCGGCAACGACTGGAACGACACCGTGGTCGTGGTGGTCTCCGAGTTCGGCCGCACCTTCCGCGAGAACGGCGACAAGGGTACCGATCACGGACATGGCACCGTGCACTGGGTGATGGGCGGCAAGGTGGCGGGCGGACGCATCGCCGGCGAACAGGTGGCGGTCACGCGCGCCAACCTGTTCCAAGACCGCGACTATCCCGTGCTCAACAACTATCGCGATGTCTATGCGGGCCTCTTCGCGCGGCTGTGGGGCCTGAGCGCGGACCAGGTGCAGACCGTGTTCCCGCAGGCCAAGCCGCGCGACCTGCACCTGGTGTGA